A segment of the Diceros bicornis minor isolate mBicDic1 chromosome 40, mDicBic1.mat.cur, whole genome shotgun sequence genome:
GTCAGTCTTACTTAAGTCTTGTATTCCTTTCCTTACTGACTGAGCTTTCTTAAAATACTCTTTTTCTGCCCTTTCCATCTGCAAACGTTGGTTAGTTTGTTCTTCAGAAGCGAGGGACGCAGGCTGCAGTGGCATTAGGAAGAGTGCTGCATCATGCAGCTGCACTGAGGAGCCTCCAAGAGGCCCAGTGCTAGTCGGGCTCTGCTGAGCGCACAGGGGGAGCGAGGCGTTCAGGACTTCCTGACCTCATTTTTCCCTCAGTCTGGGAGAAGATGAGACAAGTCTTGCTAGTGTTTTATGTCCTAGTCTGTAGCTTGACTATGATGCCTGAATGAACATGTCAATATACTGGGCATTGGTACGATAGGCAGAAAATATTCCTACCTGATCGTGGAATTTAGAACCACACGCACGTCTCTTTGTTTTGTAGAAGCGAAAATTAAACTTGTCATCTTTAGTTGCCTGCATTGAGCTTGTCTCTTTGCTTGAACTCATGGACTTAAATTTGGAgggattcctttttaaaataagaatatgaaCTAGGTGCAGTTCAAATTTTCAATCATCTCTCATTCTTGAGCTGCCTTCACTACAGGATGGGTCAACagggagctaagaatggtttttacatctgTAAAAGATTGCAAAGAACGGGAATACACAATAGAGCccagaaagcctaaaatattttgctatctggccctttactgaAAAAGTTTGCAACCCATGGTGCGTTGTTGGTTTCTTCCCAAGTAAGTGAAAGATATAAGAGATAACAGCAAATTAAGCAGATAGGAAAATTACCCTGAATTTTCGCTGGAGTTTACATATGTTCTTATTTTGAGTTGAATTTTTTTGAgatgagggaaaaggaaaatgtAGAACAAGTTGGTTTtgtcaaaaccaaacaaaaaaatccttcTTTTCTAGGAGAAATAAAGTGTAGTCCTTCTGAAAGCCCcttaatggaaaaaaagaacagcTTGAAAGAAGACCATGAAGAAACAAAGTTGTCTGTCAGTGATATTGAAACCAGGAGTCCTGTTTCTGAGGTAGGGTCTGCTGCTGTGCCCCTCCGGGCTGTGGTGGAAGAGAGAACAGTCTCGTTCAAACTTGGAGACTTGGAAGAAGCACCAGAGCGAGAGAGGCTTCCCAGTGTGGACCTGAAAGAGGAAACCAGCATAGACAGTGCCATAAACGGTGAGTGGAATTTCCTCCGGTGGGGAACATAGAGTTTCACTGTGTTAGCTGTACTggtgaggaggcttgggacctggTGCTCTCTGTATTGAATGTTACCTTTTCGGCCTTGGCCAGGTGCAGTGCAGTTGCCTAATGGGAACCTTGTTCAGTTCAATCAAGCCGTCAGTAACCAGATGAACTCCAGTGGCCACTATCAGTATCACACAGTGCATAAAGATTCTGGCTTATACAAAGAGCTGCTCCATAAATTACATCTTGCCAAGGTGGGCGACTGCATGGGAGATTCTGGTGATAAACCCTTGAGGCGCAATAACAGCTATACTTCGTATACCATGGCAATTTGTGGCATGCCTCTGGATTCATTCCGTGCCAAAGAAGGTGAACAGAAagctgaagaaatggagaagctGACGTGGCCTAACACAGACAGCAAGAAGCGAATTCGAATGGACAGTTACACTAGTTACTGCAATGCGGTGTCTGACATGCACTCGGCCTCTGAGATGGACATGAGCGTCAAGGCAGAGATGGGTCTGGGTGACAGAAAAGGCAGTAGCGGCTCTCTAGAAGAGTGGTGTGACCAGGATAAACCAGAAGTGTCTCTCCTCTTCCAGTTCCTGCAGATCCTCACAGCCTGCTTTGGGTCGTTTGCCCATGGCGGCAATGACGTCAGGTCAGTCGACTTTGAATCTTAGCATTGCTCATTCTACTTTTATACCACCTTATCCCTTTTATAAGGCCAGGCTCGTGGCTGTGGTACTCATACCACCTGTGGGGCACTAAATAATCTAGATAGGATAAGGTAATAGCAGCTATTGACTTAATAAAACAGGcagtaaaatttttttctttagagagATTACAGTGAATGTATTTTATTAGGAACATTGTTTCTGTAGATGATAAACAGAACTTTGTTTCTGTAGATGATAAATACAAATAGCTTTCACAGAAAAGCCTTTTTGTCCGTTGAGATGGGATCCAGTTCTTTTGAGAGTCAGTTTGGGGATGTAAGATGAAAAACTTAAAATCATTTCCCTGTAGAATGAATTCTATGGTTTGTAAAGCGTTCATTGGAACCCTGGAGTTGCTTTAGATTGGAACCCTGGAGTTGCTTTAGGCTACCTATAGGAAGACAGGCCACCAAATGCATGGCATTCCCCTCTGTGAGAGCAGCTCATTTTCTTCCATTGTGTATGTTGGGGTTCCGTTTATTTCCTTTGAAAGAAAGACCCGTTTGGTAAATGAGTTTGAAAGCTTTGCTTTAGACAACCCCAGCAAGTAATTGAGCAAATTGGATCTTGCCGAGTTCTAGTTCTGCCTGAAAAAtcgtatttttgttttaaatatgttgtttaattccctttttttttttttttttttgctgaggaaaagtagccctgagctaacatctgttgccagtcttcctctttttgctgaggaagattggccctgaactaacatctgtgcccatcgtcctctattttatatgtgggacgcctgccacagcacggcttgatgagcggtgcataggtccctgccctggattcaaacctgcaaaccctgggcctctgaagtgggacagcaaacttaaccactacaccaccgggccagcccctaaaacatCGTATCtgccctcttttttctttcagcaatgccATCGGTCCTCTGGTTGCTTTGTATCTGGTTTATGACACAGGAGACATTTCTTCAAAAGTAGCAACACCAATATGGCTTCTGCTGTATGGTGGTGTTGGTATCTGTATTGGTCTGTGGGTGTGGGGAAGGAGAGTTATCCAGACCATGGGGAAGGATCTGACACCAATCACGCCCTCTAGGTAAGTTGGTAAAGCAGGTCTTAGGCTAGTGCTCATTTTCTTAAGATATGTAATACTGTATAGTGCCATCACATAAATCACCTGTAGTTGAAGTAACCAAGTTTGTATAAGTTTCTGATATTATTCTTGTTGGTGTGAACTTTTTGGATTTTACATATTGTCTGGGCTTTAAATGTAGTTTTgatcaaatatttattcaactcCAGTAGTTTCTAACAACgtaatttttctgaggaagatgtgTGTGCTAAGAGTGAATAGGTATATGTACTTGGCCTTGTTTGTCTTTATGTGGGAGCTAGGACTGATGTTTACCAGATTCTTCAAAGTAAAAGTGCAAACTTGAGTGATGGGCTTCCAGGAAACCTTAAAACTTCAAACATtagagaagagggaaaagaggaGTGCTGTGGCCTGATATTTAAAGTAGATTACAGGAGGTATAGCAAAGTAAAGATGTCAGTGGAGGCTTTGTCATTGAGTACAGCACAGCACGATTTCGTTAACTCGAGGTAGTGTTAGCTTATCAAAAAAATCGAATTCCATTCTTGACAAGTAATCTTTTTGTGTCTATAGTGGCTTCAGTATTGAACTGGCGTCTGCCCTCACTGTGGTAATTGCATCAAATATTGGTCTTCCCATCAGTACGACACATTGTAAAGTAAGTGCAATATAAGCGTACTGTGTCTTTTGAATGGTTCTAGTAATATGTagagttttgttgtgtttttgttgGTGTTTTTTACTTTGATACTTTGGTTTAGAAAGTTATATGCAGTCAGAGTCTTGAAGAGGTCACAAGGTTTAGAACAAGTGACTACAAGAATGTAAATGCGTACATTTTACAATTTCTTGTGTCTAGTACACTTATTTAAGGAGATATTCTCCCCAAATGGTACAAAAGTCCTTTTATATAGAGCTAGCAAGTCTGTGAGGCTTGCTGGACTGTTGAGAAAGCATAGATTGAGGTACTGAGAAACACTTGGAATCCTAAGGTTGCTTGATGACCGTATGATAACTATAGGAAAAGGAAGGGACTGGCTTCCTTGAGGGAGTTTGTTAGTTCACCATGGAGCCTGTGAGTCATCTTTTTTCTTCCAGGATATCTCTCCAGGTGATTGGCCATTAGGTCTCATATCAGCCTCCCTCTAGAATGATCTCTGGAAAATCTGAaacttaaatttattattaaagcAGTTTGTTATTATTAATGCAGTTTATTATTAAAGCAGTTCGTTAAATTCTGGTAACTCAGAAGGGAATATGGAAATGTTCTTTTCCTATCATATTTTACCTCAGCACAGATTTGATGATTTTTATATTGCCTTCACCTTCCCATGAATAATCTCCTTCTTAACCTGTTAGAAACCAGCTTTCATGGAATCAGCCGTGGCCAGCTGTGTGAGGCTCCTTACCTAACATAAGGTCACGTTATTTACCAAAATACCCTTGGCACTTTAGTAACTAGTTTCTTTGATCTGTTCCTCTGCTAGGTGGGCTCTGTTGTATCGGTTGGCTGGCTCCGATCCAAAAAGGCTGTTGACTGGCGACTCTTCCGCAACATTTTTATGGCCTGGTTTGTCACAGTCCCCATTTCTGGTGTTATCAGTGCTGCTATTATGGCAGTCTTCAAGTATGTCGTCCTCAGAGCGTGAAGCTGTTTGGAATTAAAATTCCTGTCAATGTTTGGGACCACCTTACACATTCCTGCTCCTTTGAAGAATGATTACAGTGTTAACAGAAGACTGACAAGAATCTTTTTAAAGTTTGGGAGCTGTGGGAGGGAAGTGTTATTTGTGCTATAATTGCTTTTGTGCTAAATATGACTTGTCTCAAAATTAGCTATGTAAAATAGCCAGATTTCCACTGGTTCCTCTTGAGGTCCCTTTTCCTTCTGGGCTGTGAATTCCTGTACATATTTCTCTACTTTTTGTATCAGGCTTCAATTCCATTATGTGTTAATGGTGTTTCTGAAGAtactagtgattttttttttttttttcctttaaccaATCATTCGGAGCCATTTGACagagtgtgctctgctttggtggtttCCCCAGCTTCTGCCCTAACATGCACAGggacttaacaaca
Coding sequences within it:
- the SLC20A1 gene encoding sodium-dependent phosphate transporter 1 — translated: MASTVTTPITSTVAATAASGPLVDYLWMLILGFIIAFVLAFSVGANDVANSFGTAVGSGVVTLKQACILASIFETVGSVLLGAKVSETIRKGLIDVEMYNSTQDLLMAGSVSAMFGSAVWQLVASFLKLPISGTHCIVGATIGFSLVAKGQEGVKWSELIKIVMSWFVSPLLSGIMSGILFFLVRAFILRKADPVPNGLRALPVFYACTVGINLFSIMYTGAPLLGFDKLPLWGTILISVGCAVFCALIVWFFVCPRMKRKIEREIKCSPSESPLMEKKNSLKEDHEETKLSVSDIETRSPVSEVGSAAVPLRAVVEERTVSFKLGDLEEAPERERLPSVDLKEETSIDSAINGAVQLPNGNLVQFNQAVSNQMNSSGHYQYHTVHKDSGLYKELLHKLHLAKVGDCMGDSGDKPLRRNNSYTSYTMAICGMPLDSFRAKEGEQKAEEMEKLTWPNTDSKKRIRMDSYTSYCNAVSDMHSASEMDMSVKAEMGLGDRKGSSGSLEEWCDQDKPEVSLLFQFLQILTACFGSFAHGGNDVSNAIGPLVALYLVYDTGDISSKVATPIWLLLYGGVGICIGLWVWGRRVIQTMGKDLTPITPSSGFSIELASALTVVIASNIGLPISTTHCKVGSVVSVGWLRSKKAVDWRLFRNIFMAWFVTVPISGVISAAIMAVFKYVVLRA